A single Staphylococcus muscae DNA region contains:
- a CDS encoding Cof-type HAD-IIB family hydrolase has translation MKKHLICLDLDGTLLNDSKEIPPYTFRVLKTLQAQGHALMIATGRPYRASKLYYDQLELDTPIVNFNGAYIHHPGDHNFPTYHERLDEGIATSIIETLKKMDIQNMIAEVGDQVYIDRPDNRLFDGFSMGNPNIKVGDLETLLHEDPTSLLIEAEEHMIPRVKQVLTRFYAENIEHRRWGAPFPVIEIVKRGISKAVGIDIVRKHLGIERNEIIAFGDEDNDLEMIKYAKHGIAMGNAIYDLKIIANDTTLSNNEEGIGIYLNNFFQLNIPK, from the coding sequence ATGAAAAAACACTTAATTTGTTTAGATTTAGATGGAACTTTATTAAATGACAGTAAAGAAATTCCACCATATACATTTCGCGTATTAAAAACCTTACAAGCACAAGGTCATGCCTTAATGATTGCGACAGGTCGTCCTTATCGTGCAAGCAAGCTCTACTACGACCAGTTAGAACTAGACACCCCTATCGTCAACTTTAATGGGGCATATATCCATCATCCAGGTGATCACAACTTTCCAACTTATCATGAACGCTTAGATGAAGGCATCGCAACAAGTATTATTGAAACTTTAAAAAAAATGGACATTCAGAATATGATTGCTGAAGTAGGTGATCAAGTCTATATTGATCGCCCTGACAATCGCTTATTCGATGGCTTTAGTATGGGGAATCCGAATATCAAAGTAGGTGATCTCGAAACATTATTACACGAAGACCCAACCAGTCTCTTAATTGAAGCTGAAGAACATATGATTCCTCGTGTGAAGCAAGTTTTAACACGTTTTTACGCCGAAAATATTGAACACAGACGTTGGGGAGCCCCTTTTCCAGTCATTGAAATTGTTAAACGCGGTATTAGTAAGGCAGTCGGTATCGATATCGTACGCAAGCATCTCGGGATTGAGCGTAATGAAATCATCGCATTTGGAGATGAAGATAACGATCTTGAGATGATTAAATATGCAAAACATGGCATAGCAATGGGTAATGCCATCTACGACCTGAAAATCATTGCCAATGACACAACGCTTTCGAACAACGAAGAAGGTATTGGTATTTATTTGAATAATTTTTTCCAATTAAATATTCCTAAATAA
- a CDS encoding CoA-disulfide reductase translates to MSKQKIIVVGAVAGGATSASQIRRLDPDSDITVYEKDRYMSFVNCGLPYYLGNVVESREQLLPMTPEKFKQKKNITVKLQHEVVSVNTKSQTIEIKDHTTGKLVKDNYDILVLSPGARARHLDFDVPHLFTLRNMEDTDAIEDYITTNQVKNVLLIGAGYVSLELLENMYERGLSPTLIHRSEAINKLMDQDMNAVILSELDKRNIPYRLNEEVVSINDHTVTFKSGAVEDYDMIIAGVGVLPNSEFIQSSGIEIDDKGYVPVNNRFQTNIPNVYAVGDIATNHYRHVDLPAHVPLAWGAHRGASIIAEQIAGNKDVVFQGFVGASIVKFFDYTLASSGVSLKDLEQFDYDMVEVKNGTHAGYYPNNTSVHLRAYYDKTSRRLLRAAAVGITGVDKRIDVLSMAMMHRATIDDLTAFEVAYAPPYSHPKDLINMLGYKARQ, encoded by the coding sequence ATGTCGAAACAAAAAATTATCGTTGTCGGCGCAGTTGCCGGTGGTGCAACAAGCGCTAGTCAAATTCGTCGTTTAGACCCAGACAGTGATATCACTGTCTATGAGAAGGATCGATATATGAGCTTTGTTAATTGCGGTTTACCGTATTACCTTGGGAATGTTGTCGAATCACGTGAACAACTCTTGCCGATGACGCCTGAAAAATTTAAACAAAAGAAAAATATTACTGTGAAACTACAACATGAAGTTGTTAGTGTTAACACGAAATCCCAAACCATCGAAATTAAAGACCATACAACTGGCAAATTGGTTAAAGATAATTATGATATTTTAGTGTTAAGTCCAGGTGCCCGAGCACGACATCTTGACTTCGATGTCCCACATCTTTTCACATTGCGTAATATGGAGGATACAGATGCAATTGAAGACTATATCACTACAAACCAAGTGAAAAACGTCTTACTCATCGGTGCAGGTTATGTAAGTTTGGAACTACTCGAAAATATGTATGAACGTGGCTTATCACCTACGCTCATTCACCGTTCTGAAGCGATCAATAAGTTAATGGATCAAGATATGAACGCAGTGATATTATCTGAACTCGATAAACGTAATATTCCTTATCGTTTGAATGAAGAAGTCGTTTCAATCAATGATCATACAGTGACATTCAAATCTGGTGCAGTAGAAGATTATGATATGATTATTGCCGGTGTCGGTGTATTACCTAATTCAGAGTTCATACAATCATCGGGTATTGAAATAGATGATAAGGGCTATGTTCCCGTCAACAATCGTTTTCAAACGAATATCCCAAATGTATACGCTGTGGGGGATATAGCGACCAACCATTATCGCCATGTCGACCTTCCCGCACACGTACCACTCGCTTGGGGAGCACATCGTGGTGCAAGTATTATCGCTGAACAAATTGCAGGTAACAAAGATGTTGTTTTTCAAGGTTTTGTCGGTGCAAGTATTGTAAAGTTCTTTGACTATACATTAGCGAGTTCTGGCGTATCCCTGAAAGACCTAGAACAGTTTGACTATGACATGGTTGAGGTGAAAAACGGTACACACGCCGGCTATTATCCGAACAATACATCAGTCCATTTACGTGCATATTATGATAAAACATCACGTCGTCTCTTACGTGCTGCAGCTGTTGGAATAACCGGCGTTGATAAACGAATTGACGTTTTATCGATGGCGATGATGCATCGAGCAACAATTGATGATCTCACTGCTTTTGAAGTTGCATACGCTCCTCCATACAGCCATCCAAAAGATTTAATCAACATGCTTGGTTATAAAGCACGACAATAA
- a CDS encoding metal-sulfur cluster assembly factor codes for MEEALQDSILGALENVIDPELGIDIVNLGLVYKVDLNDDGLCTVEMTLTSIGCPMGPQIVDQVKTALGELPEIKETEVNIVWNPPWNKDMMSRYAKIALGVS; via the coding sequence ATGGAAGAAGCATTACAAGATAGTATTTTAGGCGCATTGGAAAACGTTATTGACCCAGAGCTTGGTATCGATATCGTAAACCTTGGCCTTGTTTATAAAGTTGACTTAAACGATGATGGATTATGTACAGTTGAAATGACATTGACATCAATCGGTTGCCCAATGGGACCACAAATCGTGGATCAAGTTAAAACAGCGTTAGGTGAGTTACCTGAGATTAAGGAAACAGAAGTTAACATCGTATGGAATCCACCATGGAACAAAGATATGATGTCTCGTTACGCTAAAATTGCATTAGGTGTTAGCTAA